Genomic segment of Truepera radiovictrix DSM 17093:
CGCTCGCGCGCCGCGCGCAGGAACGTTACACCTTCGCCGACGACGCTCGGACCGAGTGGGGCGCTCTCAAGGTCATCGACCTGCGCACCGCGCGCCTCCTCGCCGAGCACATCAACAGGCGGCGCGACGCGCTGATGCTCGCGCCGCGCGTGCGCGCGGGTGAGCTCTACGCCGCGGCGCTCTTTCAGGAGACGCTGCGGCTCATCGTCACGAGCTACCTAGAGACGGTCGACCCGAGGGCGCTCGAGCGTGCTTACGCGCACCTCGAAAGGGAGCTCGGCCGCGGCGACCTCGAGGGGACCTTGAAGCGTTACCTCGCCGCGTTTCCGCCCAAAGCGATCGAGCAAGGGGAGGTCACGCCGGACGCCTACCTGGCGGGCACCACGGCCGGTATCCCCAACCGCACGCTCGCCTTCGAGGGGGCGCTGCTCCTCTACCTCGCTGCTGAGAACCCCGCGTTAGAACGCCTGAGCGACCTTTTTGAAACGGCGGACCTGCAGGGGACGCGCTACCGCGAGCTGATGGCCGGGCTCGAGGCGTTTTTTGCCGGTGAGCCAGACTTCGGCGATACGGGGCAGAAGCTCTTCGACCTCCTGCGGGCACCTATGCGCGCTGCGGCGACCTCGTTAGAGGGGCAGCTCGCCTTTATGCGCGAGCGTTGGGGGGCGCTGCCCATGGGGGAGTTGCCGGAGCTGCTCGGGGAGCTTCTCAAAGCCTCGGACACCCTCAAAGAGGAGACCAAGCCGACCTTCGTCGGCGGCCCCGGTCCCGTCGAGGCCCTCAACCCCGCCGCCTACCGCCCCCCGACGGGTGGCGTCACCCCCGACGAGTACGAGGCATTTTCACCGGATTCGTCGTGGATGCCGCGGGTGGTGATGCTCGCCAAGAGCACCTTCGTGTGGCTCGATCAGCTCTCCAAACGCTACGGCCGCGACATCACGCGCCTCGATGAGATCCCCGATGAGGAGCTCGACGAGCTCGCGCGGCGCGGTTTCACGGCGCTCTGGCTGATCGGGCTCTGGGAGCGGAGCAAAGCGTCAAAGACGATCAAGCACCTGCGCGGCAACCCCGACGCGGTGGCCTCGGCGTACGCCCTTTACGACTACGTCATCGCCGAGGACCTAGGCGGGTTCGAAGCCTTTGAAAACCTCAAGGCGCGCGCTTGGGAGCGCGGTATCCGCCTCGCTTCGGACATGGTCCCCAACCACGTCGGTATCGACGGGCGCTGGGTGATCGAGCACCCCGACTGGTTTTTGCAGCTCCCCGAGTCGCCCTACCCGAGCTACACGTTTAACGGCCCCGATTTGTCGCAAGACGAGCGCGTCGGCATCTTTTTGGAGGATCACTACTTTGACTCGTCGGACGCGGCGGTGGTCTTTAAGCGCCTAGACCGCGCGACCGGCGAGGTGCGCTACATCTACCACGGCAACGACGGCACCTCGATGCCGTGGAACGACACCGCGCAGATCAACTACTTAAACCCCGAGGCGCGCGAGGCGGTGATCCAGACCATCTTGCACGTCGCGCGCCTTTCGCCGATCATCCGCTTTGACGCCGCCATGACGCTCGCCAAGCAGCACATCCAGCGCCTCTGGTTCCCGGAGCCGGGGACTGGCGGGGCGATCGCCTCGCGCGCGCAGTACGGCGCGATGCGCACGGAGGACTTCGAAAAGGCCTTGCCCAACGAGTTTTGGCGCGAGGTCGTCGACCGCGTGGCGCAAGAGGTGCCCGACACGCTGCTTCTAGCCGAAGCGTTCTGGATGATGGAGGGCTACTTCGTCCGCACGTTGGGGATGCATAGGGTCTACAACAGCGCCTTTATGCACATGTTCAAAAACGAGGACAACGCCAAGTACCGCCAGAGCATCCGCAACATCCTCGAGTTTGAACCCGAGATCCTCAAGCGCTTCGTCAACTTTATGAATAACCCCGACGAAGAGACCGCCGTGGCGCAGTTCGGCAAAGACGACAAGTACTTCGGCGTCTGCGTGATGATGGCGACCATGCCGGGGTTGCCGATGTTCGGGCACGGCCAAATCGAGGGGTTTACGGAAAAGTACGGCATGGAGTACCGCCGCGCGAAGCTCGACGAGACGCCCGACCGCTGGCTCCTGGAGCGCCACGAGCGCGAGATCTTCCCGCTGCTGCACCGCCGCTACCAGTTCGCCGAGGTGGAGAACTTCCGGCTCTACGACCTGCACACCGCAGGGGGCGGGGTCAACGAGGACGTCTTCGTCTACTCCAACTTAGTCGACGGCGAGGCGTCGCTCGTCACCTTTAACAACACCTTCGCGCCGGCGCACGGTTGGATTCGGGAGTCGACGCCGCTCGCGGGGCGGCCGCAGGCGACGCTGCTGCAGGGTCTCGGGTTGCGCGCGGGGGAGCGCGACTTCGTGACCTTTCGCGACCAGATCTCGGGGCTCTC
This window contains:
- a CDS encoding alpha-amylase family glycosyl hydrolase, which produces MVVSFFFSRQRALLPELPLARRAQERYTFADDARTEWGALKVIDLRTARLLAEHINRRRDALMLAPRVRAGELYAAALFQETLRLIVTSYLETVDPRALERAYAHLERELGRGDLEGTLKRYLAAFPPKAIEQGEVTPDAYLAGTTAGIPNRTLAFEGALLLYLAAENPALERLSDLFETADLQGTRYRELMAGLEAFFAGEPDFGDTGQKLFDLLRAPMRAAATSLEGQLAFMRERWGALPMGELPELLGELLKASDTLKEETKPTFVGGPGPVEALNPAAYRPPTGGVTPDEYEAFSPDSSWMPRVVMLAKSTFVWLDQLSKRYGRDITRLDEIPDEELDELARRGFTALWLIGLWERSKASKTIKHLRGNPDAVASAYALYDYVIAEDLGGFEAFENLKARAWERGIRLASDMVPNHVGIDGRWVIEHPDWFLQLPESPYPSYTFNGPDLSQDERVGIFLEDHYFDSSDAAVVFKRLDRATGEVRYIYHGNDGTSMPWNDTAQINYLNPEAREAVIQTILHVARLSPIIRFDAAMTLAKQHIQRLWFPEPGTGGAIASRAQYGAMRTEDFEKALPNEFWREVVDRVAQEVPDTLLLAEAFWMMEGYFVRTLGMHRVYNSAFMHMFKNEDNAKYRQSIRNILEFEPEILKRFVNFMNNPDEETAVAQFGKDDKYFGVCVMMATMPGLPMFGHGQIEGFTEKYGMEYRRAKLDETPDRWLLERHEREIFPLLHRRYQFAEVENFRLYDLHTAGGGVNEDVFVYSNLVDGEASLVTFNNTFAPAHGWIRESTPLAGRPQATLLQGLGLRAGERDFVTFRDQISGLSFVRRSRDLQGGLALALEAYKYQVFVDFREVEDTDGRFERLERELGGRGVRDLEAALEGVTYGELRRTFGELVNAEVIRALRGERGSAFQRSVQLELPERLARTLAAAADVARREGLGAGAAADDPESVAALQARFAAQLEQLIALPVLEPLAPGAPAALREALERDLRTKLTDEGSGTLYAALVLGALEEATGAGLEALRLAAPLREAFAGAGLGDPERTLALTDLLVRFAPRYLEGAAALLTQLEGDPAARAFLALEATSGEGRAPYDRTAYAELTARLLAASLLAASGEQGERTLSAHAEVLRALSERDAHAAGDASELFAAPDEVAAAGADTAPEATDAVAAVPEATTADTAPEAVSDAPREGSDAASAAASEAAPGAAPDEATEAAAETVGSGQDDAAPAPAPAAPTASATDEPTTAAKPSGAAGTKRRKKPSTKRKGRKGKK